The Hippoglossus hippoglossus isolate fHipHip1 chromosome 19, fHipHip1.pri, whole genome shotgun sequence genome has a segment encoding these proteins:
- the myocd gene encoding myocardin isoform X4: MTLLGSEHSILIRSKFRSVNHGKFPKQEDSYTFEEDSSSESLSPEQHHSDESQGSACPSSEAVGSTPSSSSSPALTSPRQGGATRDPPDQSQDEGLSGANNSVATPPIPVPAIVKSKTSDKNRHKKPKDVKPKVKKLKYHQYIPPDQKAEKSPPPMDSAYARLLQQQQLFLQLQILSQQKHSHAHPQTQQQQHTHSPQAQAQQRQPTFSYQPHLPAQTHKGSSEQISACSPSGPSSTANSNSSSPVKSTYPNQSNISPVKPGPLPANLDDLKVSELRQHLRIRGMPVSGTKTALIERLRPFKDCNAGSSPSGSSDITTVTFPVTPTGSLSSYQSPSSSSALSQGGYYPYPSTSSTPPISPASSELSLSGSLPDSFSDVPMSSPTQFALQPSPAQLSMEDGLAGGNQGSGGQRVGEGGAMDGLEAEKDKMLVEKQKVIEELTWKLHQEQRQVEELKMQLHKRKRCYGATQDPPPPHPSMHHQQTPAMMGQHFFGVTVKQEPMSLSSSCPLSNPKQLKSPPGNCMEDMGHCNTSLTNLGGPGGPQCMDTAPASGSPSTMSAFLSPQCSPQDSPNAKPSSSPQPSSPNNPYLLSPPLGRDSCGHHHPPGNNRARNMQIHQKSGGQAVNCSYTSDQRGLQGDFPPSTDCGLNHSSAAKADNQNMQPKISVLPSPRHVGQKSQVSSPAFSSSDSDASDLRQPPCYEDAVKQQLTRSQQMDELLDVLIESGEMPANAREERERSSVTKVVPHITVSPGYPGLLIPRFHRHYEHLYPAQQPYDHSGNHITESHLETLLGSPIGRGGEVALLKMATEDGVDDEGNREGEGYGSPHNHHRHPHHPPQDKLVTNRDQMDTPLSPISNKVSTFPEVQGMVSMTFSETPWETMEWLDLMPPSSATAFSVAPPSGPSIFNTEFLDVTDMNLNSAMDLHLEHW, from the exons TAAACCATGGCAAGTTCCCGAAGCAGGAAGACTCTTACACATTCGAGGAGGACAGCAGCAGCGAGAGTCTGTCTCCAGAGCAGCACCACAGTGACGAGTCCCAGGGCTCAGCCTGTCCTTCATCGGAGGCCGTGGGCAGCAcgccctcctcctcgtcctcaccTGCCCTCACCAGCCCACGACAG GGGGGAGCAACCAGAGACCCACCTGATCAGAGCCAGGATGAAGGGCTGTCCGGTGCCAACAACAGTGTGGCTACTCCCCCCATCCCTGTTCCTGCTATTGTCAAG TCCAAGACGTCAGACAAGAACCGACACAAGAAACCCAAAGATGTGAAGCCCAAGGTGAAGAAGCTCAAGTACCACCAGTACATTCCTCCGGACCAGAAGGCCGAGAAGTCCCCTCCGCCCATGGACTCGGCGTACgcccgcctcctgcagcagcagcagctcttcctgcagctgcagatccTCAGCCAGCAGAAACACTCTCACGCACATCCacagacgcagcagcagcagcacacacactctccgCAGGCCCAGGCTCAGCAGAGGCAGCCGACTTTCAGCTACCAGCCTCACCTGCCGGCCCAGACCCACAA AGGATCCAGTGAGCAGATATCGGCTTGTAGCCCCAGTGGCCCGTCCAGCACAGCCAACAGTAACTCCTCCTCTCCAGTGAAGAGCACATATCCCAACCAAAGTAACATCTCACCAGTCAAACCTGGGCCCCTGCCAGCCAATCTAGATGACCTAAAA GTCTCAGAGCTCAGGCAGCACCTGCGTATCCGAGGCATGCCTGTCTCAGGTACCAAGACCGCCCTCATCGAGCGACTCAGGCCCTTCAAGGACTGCAACGCGGGCTCCTCGCCCTCAGGCTCCTCCGACATCACCACGGTGACCTTCCCCGTCACACCCACCGGGTCCCTGTCGTCCTACCAGTCCCCGTCCTCCTCCAGCGCCCTGTCTCAGGGAGGCTACTATCCGTACCCCAGCACCTCCTCCACCCCGCCCATCTCTCCGGCCTCCTCTGAGCTGTCCCTCAGCGGCTCGCTCCCCGACAGCTTCAGCGACGTGCCCATGTCCTCGCCAACGCAGTTCGCCCTGCAGCCGTCCCCGGCCCAGCTCAGCATGGAGGACGGCCTGGCAGGGGGCAACCAGGGCAGCGGGGGACAGAGGGTGGGGGAAGGCGGAGCCATGGACGGCCTGGAAGCTGAAAAGGATAAGATGCTGGTGGAAAAGCAGAAGGTGATTGAGGAGCTGACGTGGAAGCTGCACCAGGAGCAGAGACAG GTCGAAGAGCTGAAAATGCAGCTCCACAAGAGGAAACGCTGCTATGGAGCAACACAGgaccctcctccacctcacccCTCCATGCACCACCAGCAGACTCCCGCCATGATGGGACAGCACTTCTTTGGGGTGACTGTAAAGCAGGAGCCGATGTCCCTGTCCTCCAGCTGCCCTCTGTCCAATCCCAAACAGCTAAAGAGCCCTCCTGGCAACTGCATGGAGGATATGGGGCACTGTAACACCTCCCTCACCAATCTGGGGGGCCCCGGGGGGCCACAGTGTATGGACACGGCCCCTGCCTCTGGCAGCCCCTCCACCATGTCCGCTTTCCTCAGTCCACAGTGCTCACCGCAAGACTCTCCCAATGCAAAGCCTTCCAGTAGTCCCCAGCCCTCGTCTCCTAACAACCCCTACCTGCTCTCCCCTCCACTGGGAAGGGACAGCTGCGGTCACCACCACCCCCCAGGCAACAACAGAGCACGCAACATGCAG ATCCACCAGAAGAGCGGTGGCCAGGCGGTGAACTGCTCCTACACTTCTGACCAAAGAGGCCTTCAGGGAGACTTCCCCCCCTCAACCGACTGTGGCCTTAACCACAGCAGCGCAGCCAAAGCTGACAACCAGAACATGCAACCAAAG ATTTCAGTATTGCCCTCTCCTCGGCATGTTGGCCAAAAAAGCCAGGTGTCTTCCCCTGCCTTCAGTAGCTCAGATTCAGATGCTTCTGACTTAAGACAGCCCCCATGCTATGAGGATGCAGTGAAGCAG caaCTGACCAGAAGTCAGCAGATGGATGAACTTTTGGATGTGCTCATAGAGAGTGGAG AGATGCCAGCTAACgccagagaagagagggagaggtccTCTGTAACCAAAGTTGTGCCTCACATTACTGTGTCCCCAGGGTATCCCGGCCTCCTCATCCCAAGGTTCCACCGTCACTATGAGCACCTGTACCCCGCACAGCAACCGTACGACCACTCAGGCAATCACATCACAGAGAGCCACCTGGAGACTCTGCTTGGGAGTCCAATCGGCCGGGGAGGGGAAGTGGCCCTTCTTAAAATGGCTACCGAGGACGGGGTGGATGACGAAGGGAACAGAGAGGGCGAAGGGTACGGCAGCCCCCACAACCACCACCGCCACCCTCACCATCCACCACAGGACAAACTCGTGACCAACAGAGATCAGATGGACACCCCACTGTCGCCCATCAGCAACAAGGTGTCCACCTTCCCTGAGGTTCAGGGGATGGTCAGCATGACGTTCAGCGAGACGCCGTGGGAAACGATGGAGTGGCTGGACCTGATGCCACCCAGCTCAGCCACGGCCTTCAGCGTTGCCCCACCCAGTGGCCCCAGCATCTTCAACACAGAGTTCCTGGATGTCACAGACATGAACTTGAACTCTGCCATGGACCTCCACCTGGAGCACTGGTGA